One genomic window of Desulfocurvus vexinensis DSM 17965 includes the following:
- a CDS encoding lipoprotein-releasing ABC transporter permease subunit — MSFESFISLRYLLARRKQAFISVISLMSVLGVAIGVAALIVVLGVMNGMSKDLRDKILGVNAHLIIGSLEGPIADYRPLVEQAVEVPGVLGATPFIYAEVMVSTRQGSKGVVLRGIDPASAGGVLSVGRDMIEGSLQDLADGFGPPGPPGLLIGQELANRLGARRGSLIHVLTPSGRSTAAGFTPEVITARVVGVFKTGMWEYDSSLAYASLAETQRLMGFSGDLVTGVEMRVADVDRADAVGRDLATRIGGYPLYVRDWKEMNRSLYEALALEKAGITVILVMIVLVGTFSIVTSLVMLVMEKTRDIAILMSMGARRRSIRNIFMLQGTLIGAVGTGLGFTLGLSLCLLLKKYQFIRLPKGIYSLDYLPVLLNWADLVAIGAGAMLLCFLATIYPARQAARLMPAEALRYE, encoded by the coding sequence CGTTCTGGGGGTCATGAACGGCATGAGCAAGGACCTGCGCGACAAGATCCTGGGCGTCAACGCCCACCTGATCATCGGCAGCCTGGAAGGCCCCATCGCCGACTACCGGCCCCTGGTGGAGCAGGCCGTCGAGGTGCCGGGCGTGCTGGGCGCAACCCCGTTCATCTACGCCGAGGTCATGGTCTCCACCCGCCAGGGCAGCAAGGGCGTGGTGCTGCGCGGCATCGACCCCGCCAGCGCAGGGGGCGTGCTCTCCGTGGGCCGCGACATGATCGAGGGCTCGCTTCAGGACCTGGCGGACGGCTTCGGCCCCCCGGGCCCCCCGGGGCTGCTCATCGGCCAGGAGCTCGCCAACCGCCTGGGCGCGCGCCGGGGCAGCCTGATCCACGTGCTCACGCCCTCGGGCCGCAGCACGGCGGCGGGCTTCACCCCCGAGGTCATCACCGCGCGGGTGGTCGGGGTGTTCAAGACCGGGATGTGGGAGTACGACTCCTCCCTGGCCTACGCCTCCCTGGCCGAAACCCAGCGCCTGATGGGCTTTTCCGGCGATCTGGTCACGGGCGTGGAGATGCGCGTGGCCGACGTGGACCGCGCCGACGCCGTGGGCCGCGACCTGGCCACGCGCATCGGCGGCTACCCGCTCTACGTGCGCGACTGGAAGGAGATGAACCGCAGCCTCTACGAGGCCCTGGCCCTGGAGAAGGCGGGCATCACCGTCATCCTGGTCATGATCGTGCTGGTGGGCACGTTCTCCATCGTCACCAGCCTGGTGATGCTGGTCATGGAAAAGACCCGCGACATCGCCATCCTCATGTCCATGGGCGCGCGCAGGCGCAGCATCCGCAACATCTTCATGCTCCAGGGCACGCTCATCGGGGCCGTGGGCACGGGCCTGGGCTTCACCCTGGGCCTTTCCCTGTGCCTGCTGCTCAAGAAATACCAGTTCATCCGCCTGCCCAAGGGCATCTACTCCCTGGACTACCTGCCCGTGCTGCTCAACTGGGCGGACCTGGTGGCCATCGGCGCCGGGGCCATGCTGCTGTGCTTTCTGGCCACCATCTACCCCGCGCGCCAGGCCGCGCGGCTGATGCCCGCCGAGGCGCTGCGCTATGAGTAA